Proteins from a single region of Corvus hawaiiensis isolate bCorHaw1 chromosome 6, bCorHaw1.pri.cur, whole genome shotgun sequence:
- the LOC125327123 gene encoding methylthioribulose-1-phosphate dehydratase → MPSAAPQALGRLPEEGPEQGPRAGRAMAAAGGDAAQDGLHPRNLIPELCRLFYGLGWVTGTGGGISLKHGDEIYIAPSGVQKERIQPEDMFVCDMDEQDISGPPLHKKLKKSQCTPLFMNAYTMRGAGAVIHTHSKAAVMATLLYPGSEFSITHQEMIKGIQKCTSGGYYRYDDTLVVPIIENTPEEKDLKERMARAMEKYPDSCAVLVRRHGVYVWGETWEKAKTMCECYDYLFDIAVQMKQHGLDPSKHPAGENGIL, encoded by the exons ATGCCCAGCGCTGCTCCGCAGGCACTCGGGCGGCTCCCCGAAGAAGGCCCCGAGCAAGGACCCCGCGCTGGCCGCGCCATGGCGGCCGCCGGCGGGGATGCGGCGCAG gaTGGGTTACATCCAAGGAATCTTATCCCAGAGCTTTGTAGACTGTTTTATGGCTTAGGCTGGGTAACGGGAACTGGTGGAGGAATCAGCTTGAAACATGG GGATGAAATCTACATCGCTCCTTCAGGAGTCCAGAAGGAAAGAATACAG CCAGAAGATATGTTTGTTTGTGACATGGATGAACAGGACATCAGCGGTCCTCCACTGCACAAGAAACTAAAGAAAAGCCAGTGCACACCTCTTTTTATGAATGCCTACACTATGAGAG GGGCAGGTGCAGTGATCCATACACATTCCAAGGCTGCCGTTATGGCTACCCTTCTTTACCCAGGGAGTGAGTTCTCTATTACCCATCAGGAGATGATAAAAGGAATCCAGAAGTGTACTTCAGGAGGCTATTACAG GTATGATGATACACTAGTGGTTCCTATTATTGAGAATACACCAGAAGAGAAGGATCTCAAGGAGAGAATGGCACGTGCAATGGAAAAATACCCAGACTCTTGTGCTGTCTTGGTCAGACGTCACGGTGTTTATGTATGGGGAGAGACATgggaaaaagccaaaaccat GTGTGAATGTTATGACTACTTGTTTGATATTGCAGTGCAGATGAAGCAGCACGGGCTAGATCCTTCAAAACATCCAGCTGGAGAAAATGGGATCTTGTAA